In a single window of the Danio rerio strain Tuebingen ecotype United States chromosome 20, GRCz12tu, whole genome shotgun sequence genome:
- the LOC101886033 gene encoding uncharacterized protein, which yields MSCPSSGQPGLCPQQNTGSMWPTQPCQPCWSCPPNQPNWPVTQPSASLPTTWPVNQPTTWPVQPTQPAWPNPAIQPSQPMQPVQPVQPNPPMQPVPPVQPMQPVQPSPPMQPTSPVPPVQPSLPVQPGPAVQPNPPAQPSWPPVPSPTGYLPSPVPPAWHGNPGQPGWPGQGPTGGALQPWPPAPVTAPVTVPFNMNFPRGIYDKLMLTIRGQVKADAKMFTINFLRGNDIALHINPRFSESGKPVLVRNHKVGEHWGAEERTLINPFPFMPGHHFEMKILCCSSEFKVFINNTPAFSFQHRIREVNQIDRINILHDVTLTSVTVDTLP from the exons ATGAGTTGTCCGTCCTCTGGTCAGCCGGGTTTGTGCCCTCAGCAGAACACTGGCAGCATGTGGCCCACACAGCCCTGCCAACCCTGCTGGTCCTGCCCACCCAACCAGCCCAACTGGCCAGTAACCCAGCCCAGCGCATCACTCCCGACAACCTGGCCAGTGAACCAGCCCACAACCTGGCCAGTTCAACCCACTCAACCAGCTTGGCCAAACCCTGCAATACAACCCAGCCAACCAATGCAACCGGTCCAACCAGTTCAACCCAACCCACCGATGCAGCCAGTGCCACCAGTTCAACCAATGCAACCAGTTCAGCCCAGCCCACCAATGCAGCCAACCTCACCAGTGCCACCAGTTCAACCCAGTTTACCAGTCCAACCAGGGCCAGCAGTCCAGCCGAACCCACCCGCTCAACCATCCTGGCCTCCAGTTCCCTCCCCTACAGGGTACCTGCCCTCTCCAGTGCCCCCAGCCTGGCACGGCAACCCTGGACAACCTGGTTGGCCCGGACAGGGGCCCACAGGGGGAGCCCTACAGCCCTGGCCCCCCGCTCCAGTGACCGCTCCAGTG acgGTTCCCTTCAACATGAATTTCCCGCGCGGCATCTATGATAAGCTAATGCTGACCATCAGAGGGCAGGTTAAGGCCGATGCTAAGAT GTTCACCATCAACTTCCTGCGCGGGAACGACATCGCCCTGCACATCAACCCGCGCTTCAGCGAATCAGGAAAGCCGGTTCTGGTGCGCAACCATAAGGTGGGCGAGCACTGGGGCGCGGAGGAGCGCACGCTCATCAACCCATTCCCATTCATGCCCGGACACCACTTTGAG ATGAAGATTCTCTGCTGCTCCTCTGAGTTTAAGGTCTTCATCAACAACACTCCGGCGTTCAGTTTTCAGCACCGCATCCGAGAGGTCAACCAGATCGACCGCATCAACATCCTGCATGACGTCACGCTCACCTCCGTCACCGTGGACACGCTGCCctga